GGTATTGTTGGCAATTCTTCACCATTGTTAATCGGTGCAGTAGAAACAGTCAACGCCATGGGTGAATCACTGAATGAGCAAGTTTTAGATTTGTCAGCTAAGCGTCAGGGAAAGTTTCAGAAAATTGGAGTCGATCTTGATGATTCAAAGCTACAGGGGTTGCGTGATGTCACCTTGGAATTGATGAAGTTTTTTAGACCGCTAGATTATGCAACTTTTGATTTTCGTATAGCACTAGATGGACGGGCGTATCTATTAGATATCAATGCAGACGCTACTTTGCATCCACAGCGTTCGTTTGCTCAAATTGCTCGTGCGGCTGGTCTATCTTATCAACAATTGATCGAGGTGATTTTGAGGACTTCTTTGGAAAGATGGGAAAAGGGTTGACTTGGGAATTGCAAGTACATAAGTTAATTTGATTTGCACCTATTGAGAAGTAACTGGTATCTTTCCAATGTACCAGCCTATTTCCAGAAAACACTTCGTTGAAAAAAATGAAATTCATCAAATTGCTACTGGTTAGCATTTCTCTCATATTTTTTGTATGGATGAGTCCAGTACAAGCCAGCCCCTTGGCTCAAGTACCAACTCCTCCACCTGAAGTTCAAGAAAGTGAAACATCATCGGCGGCTTTAATTCAGGAACTCGCTCAAGAGTATAAGCCCAGTCGAGACTTGAACTACGATCGGTCAAGAGACCAGATGTTTGGTATTATTGATAATCGAGACGGAATTGTGACAGACATTTATGCTGGTTTCTCAATTCGTTTAACAGGCGACGGCGATACCAGCCAGGAAGCTGACAGGCTGGGACAGAATACCGAACACGTTTGGCCTCAAAGTAAAGGGGCTGATAAGGGTAATGCCCGCAGTGACCTTCACCATTTGTTTCCCTCGCGAAAAGATGTGAATAGCGATCGCGGTAACAAACCTTTCAGTGAAATTGAGGATCGAAGTACTGAGAAGTGGTATCGAGATGATGTTCGTTTAAGGACGATTCCTAATAGTGAAATTGA
This genomic interval from Scytonema hofmannii PCC 7110 contains the following:
- a CDS encoding endonuclease I family protein, translating into MKFIKLLLVSISLIFFVWMSPVQASPLAQVPTPPPEVQESETSSAALIQELAQEYKPSRDLNYDRSRDQMFGIIDNRDGIVTDIYAGFSIRLTGDGDTSQEADRLGQNTEHVWPQSKGADKGNARSDLHHLFPSRKDVNSDRGNKPFSEIEDRSTEKWYRDDVRLRTIPNSEIDEFSESAFSRFEPREEVKGNIARAMFYFNTIYSDRANAVDPNYFERQRQTLCQWNQQDPPDTTEIERSRAIAEFQGNENPFVLDATLAQKTYCNS